The following proteins come from a genomic window of Rhodoligotrophos sp. CJ14:
- a CDS encoding phosphoserine transaminase → MADMMKPAQRPANPLFSSGPCAKIPGWTPDLLKSAFLGRSHRAKDGKARLKRAIDLTREVLEIPETHLIGIVPASDTGAVEMALWSMLGARGVDLLAWESFGEGWVTDVVKQLKLTDARVLKADYGALPDLSAVDFTRDVVFTWNGTTSGVRVPDASWIPADRQGLTICDATSAAFAQRLDFAKLDVVTFSWQKVLGGEAAHGILILGPRAVERLESYTPAWPLPKIFRMTKGGKLIAGIFEGETINTPSMLCVEDYIKALEWAKALGGLEALIARADANAKAIADWVARTPWIEHLAKEPATRSNTSVCLKLSQEAVADLSPEEQAALPKAIAATLDKEGAGYDIGAYRDAPPGLRIWCGATVEQADLEALLPWLDWAYAQASAARRAA, encoded by the coding sequence ATGGCAGACATGATGAAACCGGCTCAGCGGCCGGCAAACCCGCTGTTTTCTTCCGGCCCTTGCGCGAAAATCCCCGGCTGGACCCCTGATCTCCTCAAATCGGCTTTTCTTGGGCGCTCTCATCGCGCCAAGGATGGCAAGGCACGTCTGAAGCGGGCGATTGACCTCACCCGCGAAGTGCTCGAAATACCCGAGACCCACCTCATCGGCATTGTTCCCGCGTCCGACACGGGTGCCGTGGAAATGGCCCTGTGGAGCATGCTGGGCGCCCGCGGCGTCGACCTCCTCGCATGGGAAAGCTTTGGCGAAGGCTGGGTGACGGACGTCGTGAAGCAGCTGAAGCTGACCGACGCGCGCGTGCTCAAGGCCGATTACGGCGCGCTCCCCGACCTGAGCGCTGTCGATTTCACCCGCGATGTGGTCTTCACCTGGAACGGCACCACCTCCGGCGTGCGGGTGCCCGATGCCAGCTGGATCCCGGCCGACCGCCAGGGGCTGACCATTTGCGATGCGACCTCCGCAGCTTTCGCGCAGCGGCTTGATTTCGCCAAGCTCGACGTGGTGACGTTCTCCTGGCAGAAGGTGCTGGGCGGCGAGGCTGCCCACGGCATCCTCATCCTCGGGCCGCGTGCTGTGGAGCGCCTCGAGAGCTACACGCCGGCATGGCCGCTGCCCAAGATTTTCCGCATGACCAAGGGCGGCAAGCTGATCGCCGGCATTTTCGAGGGCGAGACCATCAACACGCCCTCCATGCTCTGTGTCGAGGACTATATCAAGGCGCTGGAATGGGCGAAGGCCTTGGGCGGCCTCGAAGCACTTATTGCCCGTGCCGACGCCAATGCCAAGGCGATCGCTGATTGGGTGGCGCGCACCCCCTGGATCGAGCATCTCGCCAAGGAACCGGCCACGCGCTCGAACACCTCCGTCTGCCTCAAGCTTTCGCAAGAGGCGGTGGCGGACCTTTCGCCGGAAGAGCAGGCGGCTTTGCCGAAGGCCATTGCTGCAACCCTCGATAAGGAGGGGGCCGGCTACGATATCGGCGCCTATCGTGATGCGCCGCCGGGATTGCGCATCTGGTGCGGGGCCACGGTAGAGCAGGCCGACTTGGAGGCCCTGCTGCCCTGGCTCGACTGGGCCTATGCCCAGGCCAGTGCCGCGCGCCGTGCGGCCTGA
- the serA gene encoding phosphoglycerate dehydrogenase: MAPRVLIADKLSDRAVEIFRERGIETDVKVGLDRDQLIEIIRDYDGLAVRSATKVTVKVLEAAQNLKVIGRAGIGVDNIDVPAATTKGVIVMNTPHGNAITTAEHAIALMMALARQIPEANASTQAGKWEKSRFMGVELTSKVLGIIGCGNIGSIVADRAIGLKMKVIAFDPFLSEERALELGVEKVELDELLRRADIISLHTPLTDKTRGIIDAAAIAKMRKGVRIINCARGGLVVEADLKAALESGHVAGAALDVFEVEPAKENALFGMPNVVCTPHLGASTAEAQENVALQVAEQMSDYLLYGAVSNAVNMPSITAEEAPRLKPFVRLAEQLGSFAGQLTETSFRAIRIEYAGDVAEMNVRALTSALLAGLFRPMLSDVNMVNAPVIARERGIAVDEVLQSQRGTFENYIRLTVSTERQERSVAGTVFSDGKPRIIQIKSINMEAELGQHMLYVTNEDKPGFIGALGTLLGSSGINIATFHLGREAQGKDAIALVEIDEPLPADVLEKVAALPHVRQAKPLAF; this comes from the coding sequence ATGGCCCCTCGTGTCCTTATTGCTGACAAGCTGTCCGACCGCGCTGTCGAAATCTTCCGTGAGCGTGGCATCGAAACCGATGTGAAGGTCGGCCTTGACCGCGACCAGCTCATCGAGATCATCCGCGATTACGACGGCCTGGCCGTCCGTTCTGCCACCAAGGTCACCGTCAAGGTGCTGGAAGCGGCGCAGAACCTCAAGGTGATCGGCCGCGCCGGCATCGGTGTTGACAACATCGATGTTCCCGCCGCCACCACCAAGGGCGTGATCGTGATGAACACGCCCCACGGCAATGCCATCACCACCGCTGAGCATGCCATTGCCCTCATGATGGCGCTCGCCCGCCAGATCCCTGAGGCCAATGCCTCCACCCAAGCCGGCAAATGGGAAAAATCCCGCTTCATGGGCGTGGAGCTCACCAGCAAGGTGCTCGGCATCATCGGTTGCGGCAATATCGGCTCCATCGTTGCCGATCGCGCGATCGGCCTGAAGATGAAGGTGATCGCCTTCGACCCGTTCCTCTCTGAGGAGCGTGCGCTGGAACTGGGTGTCGAGAAGGTCGAGCTTGATGAGCTCCTGCGCCGGGCCGACATCATCAGCCTGCACACGCCGTTGACCGATAAGACCCGCGGCATCATCGATGCCGCAGCCATTGCCAAGATGCGCAAAGGCGTTCGCATCATCAACTGCGCCCGCGGAGGCCTCGTTGTCGAGGCCGACCTCAAGGCTGCGCTCGAGAGCGGCCATGTGGCAGGTGCGGCCCTCGACGTGTTCGAGGTCGAGCCCGCCAAGGAAAATGCGCTCTTTGGCATGCCGAACGTGGTCTGCACGCCCCACCTCGGTGCCTCAACGGCCGAAGCGCAGGAGAATGTCGCACTTCAGGTCGCCGAGCAGATGTCCGACTATCTCCTCTATGGCGCCGTCTCCAATGCCGTGAACATGCCTTCGATCACCGCTGAAGAGGCACCGCGCCTGAAGCCTTTCGTGCGCCTTGCCGAACAGCTCGGCTCCTTTGCCGGACAGCTGACCGAGACCAGCTTCAGGGCCATCCGCATCGAGTATGCGGGCGATGTCGCCGAGATGAATGTGCGGGCGCTGACCAGTGCGCTGCTGGCTGGCCTCTTTCGGCCCATGCTGTCGGATGTGAACATGGTCAATGCGCCGGTGATCGCGCGCGAGCGCGGCATTGCCGTTGACGAGGTGCTTCAGAGCCAGCGCGGCACCTTCGAGAACTACATCCGTCTGACTGTCTCGACCGAGCGCCAGGAACGCTCCGTGGCGGGAACCGTTTTCTCCGACGGCAAGCCCCGGATCATTCAGATCAAGAGCATCAATATGGAAGCCGAGCTCGGCCAGCACATGCTCTATGTGACGAACGAGGATAAGCCCGGCTTCATCGGGGCGCTCGGCACCTTGCTCGGCTCGTCCGGCATCAATATCGCGACCTTCCACCTCGGCCGTGAGGCCCAGGGCAAGGATGCGATCGCGCTCGTCGAGATTGATGAGCCGCTGCCCGCGGACGTGCTCGAGAAAGTGGCGGCCTTGCCGCATGTGCGCCAGGCCAAGCCGCTGGCCTTTTAG
- a CDS encoding DUF992 domain-containing protein, translated as MRFLSVAGVVACLIPAAFITPAQADGVKVGVLTCTVAGGAGFILGSDKAVSCNFVGNGRKEYYRGSFRKFGIDIGSTKKAYVKWVVFAPTPRFKRGALAGTYVGITGEATVGGGVGANALVGGGKRSFTLQPFSASIQTGVNLALGVGELELRYVKSR; from the coding sequence ATGCGTTTTCTCAGTGTGGCGGGTGTGGTCGCCTGCCTGATCCCGGCTGCGTTCATCACGCCGGCTCAGGCAGACGGGGTGAAGGTCGGCGTGCTCACCTGCACGGTCGCCGGCGGCGCGGGATTTATCCTCGGCTCCGACAAGGCGGTTTCCTGCAATTTTGTGGGGAATGGACGGAAAGAGTATTATCGAGGCTCGTTCCGCAAATTCGGCATTGATATCGGCAGCACCAAGAAGGCCTATGTCAAATGGGTGGTGTTCGCGCCAACACCGCGGTTCAAGCGCGGTGCTTTGGCCGGCACTTATGTGGGCATCACCGGCGAAGCAACGGTCGGCGGAGGTGTCGGCGCCAACGCGCTGGTGGGCGGCGGCAAGCGATCCTTCACCTTGCAGCCGTTCAGCGCATCCATTCAGACCGGCGTCAATCTGGCCTTGGGCGTCGGCGAGCTGGAACTGCGCTATGTAAAGAGCAGGTGA